Proteins from a single region of Centropristis striata isolate RG_2023a ecotype Rhode Island chromosome 9, C.striata_1.0, whole genome shotgun sequence:
- the LOC131978333 gene encoding DET1- and DDB1-associated protein 1, producing MEKADFLKGLPVYNKSNFSRFHADSVCKASNRRPSVYLPTREYPSEQIIVTEKTNILLRYLHQQWDKKNAAKKREQEQGEGDSPAPPRKIARTDSQEMNEDS from the exons ATGGAGAAG GCTGATTTCTTGAAAGGACTTCCTGTCTACAATAAGAGCAACTTCAGCAGGTTTCATGCAGACTCCGTTTGTAAAGCATCT AATAGGAGGCCCTCTGTGTACCTTCCAACACGAGAATACCCCTCTGAACAGA TTATTGTAACAGAGAAAACCAATATCCTCCTGCGTTACCTTCATCAGCAGTGGGACAAAAAG AATGCAGCAAAGAAAAGGGAACAGGAACAAGGTGAGGGTGACAGTCCGGCACCCCCAAGGAAGATCGCCAGGACAGATAGCCAAGAGATGAACGAGGActcataa